A region from the Inhella inkyongensis genome encodes:
- a CDS encoding substrate-binding periplasmic protein, with translation MSWLVGLPCVAQTSMPPCPQPLRVAFLNWDSPPLLMGNGAEFADPPGLAVELTRQVLARMGCSPVFSRAPLRRLHRDLELGELDLVVGIGHSSERAQHLAFPLRSDGSLNARLALAQAPVVLLVRQEAQTRPRWDGQKLLPRGARIGVIQGSIEETLAEQQGWTLERSPHREASLTKLRRGLIDAVLTNLFSVSKAEREREPALVVLEPPLHRALYFAPVRPALLKEHPAFVEAFWLRLCQAARSALAPQQPCQ, from the coding sequence ATGAGCTGGCTCGTCGGCCTGCCCTGTGTCGCTCAGACCTCGATGCCGCCCTGCCCGCAACCCTTGCGTGTGGCCTTTCTGAATTGGGACAGCCCGCCCCTTTTGATGGGCAACGGGGCTGAGTTCGCCGATCCGCCCGGGCTGGCGGTGGAGCTGACACGCCAGGTGCTGGCGCGCATGGGATGCAGCCCGGTCTTTTCGCGCGCGCCCCTGCGGCGGCTGCATCGCGATCTGGAGCTGGGCGAGTTGGACCTGGTGGTGGGCATCGGCCACTCGTCCGAACGCGCGCAACACTTGGCCTTTCCGCTGCGCAGCGACGGCAGCCTCAACGCCCGCCTCGCTCTGGCCCAGGCCCCCGTGGTGCTGCTGGTGCGCCAGGAGGCCCAGACCCGTCCGCGTTGGGACGGCCAAAAGCTGCTGCCCCGCGGGGCCCGGATTGGGGTGATTCAAGGATCCATCGAAGAGACGCTGGCGGAGCAACAAGGCTGGACGCTGGAACGTTCGCCCCACCGTGAAGCCAGCCTGACCAAACTGCGTCGCGGTTTGATCGATGCCGTGCTGACCAATTTGTTCTCCGTGTCCAAAGCCGAACGCGAGCGCGAGCCCGCGCTCGTGGTGTTGGAGCCCCCCTTGCACCGGGCGCTTTATTTCGCGCCGGTTCGGCCAGCCTTGCTGAAGGAACACCCGGCCTTCGTAGAAGCGTTCTGGCTCCGCTTATGCCAAGCCGCACGCAGCGCGCTGGCGCCGCAGCAGCCCTGCCAGTAA
- a CDS encoding DUF1501 domain-containing protein, with translation MQLSRRHLLFAGALAPSMLRAAPSGNPPRWVVVLLRGAVDGLSVCAPYAEPEYGAERPSIALPRPGLEGGLIDLDGRFGLHPALAALQPLWAAGQLGFVHACGAPGVGRSHFEAQDELEAGTPGVKTTPDGWMARLIGLRAGAEQVQAVYTGATRPKLFKGSGVGVQVAALPGLSARRSRSQAPALSGALERLYAQDPRYAQAWKDGQMGRDQLDQALAETPSMDPKADGGAPLPGGFPETARRLARVMRADAGVQFACLELGGWDTHARQGAAQGQLAGRLAPLGQGLAVLAQDLGALWQDTVVTVISEFGRTVAENGNGGTDHGHGNVLWQLGGRVAGGRVLGDWPGLQRSARHEGRDLAITTDYRAVLSGIAAQHLGLRDAALASLFPRFSGAALNLLRA, from the coding sequence ATGCAACTTTCTCGTCGCCATTTGTTGTTCGCCGGTGCCTTGGCGCCCTCGATGCTGCGTGCGGCGCCCTCCGGCAATCCACCGCGCTGGGTCGTGGTGTTGCTACGCGGGGCGGTGGACGGCTTGTCGGTGTGCGCGCCCTATGCCGAGCCGGAGTACGGGGCCGAGCGCCCCAGCATCGCGCTGCCCCGTCCGGGCCTGGAGGGCGGTCTGATCGACCTCGATGGCCGCTTTGGTCTGCACCCGGCCCTGGCCGCCTTGCAGCCGCTGTGGGCGGCCGGGCAGTTGGGCTTTGTGCATGCCTGCGGCGCGCCGGGGGTGGGACGCAGCCACTTCGAAGCGCAGGACGAACTGGAGGCTGGCACCCCTGGCGTGAAGACCACGCCGGACGGCTGGATGGCGCGCTTGATCGGCCTGCGTGCCGGCGCCGAGCAGGTGCAGGCGGTCTACACCGGCGCCACGAGGCCCAAGCTCTTCAAGGGCAGTGGCGTGGGGGTGCAGGTGGCGGCGCTGCCGGGTTTGAGTGCGCGGCGCTCGCGCAGCCAGGCCCCGGCCCTGTCCGGTGCGCTGGAGCGCCTGTACGCGCAGGACCCTCGCTATGCCCAAGCCTGGAAGGACGGGCAGATGGGGCGCGATCAACTGGATCAGGCCCTGGCCGAGACGCCGTCGATGGACCCCAAGGCCGATGGCGGCGCGCCCCTGCCCGGCGGCTTCCCGGAGACCGCTCGACGGTTGGCGCGTGTGATGCGTGCCGACGCCGGCGTGCAATTCGCCTGCCTGGAGTTGGGCGGCTGGGATACCCATGCGCGCCAGGGTGCGGCCCAAGGGCAGCTGGCCGGTCGCCTGGCGCCGCTGGGCCAGGGCCTGGCTGTGCTGGCGCAGGATCTGGGCGCGCTGTGGCAGGACACGGTGGTCACCGTGATCAGCGAGTTTGGGCGCACCGTGGCCGAGAACGGCAACGGTGGCACCGACCACGGCCATGGCAATGTGCTGTGGCAGCTCGGCGGGCGGGTGGCGGGTGGCCGGGTGCTGGGCGACTGGCCGGGGCTGCAACGCAGCGCCCGACACGAGGGCCGCGACCTGGCCATCACCACCGACTACCGCGCGGTGCTTTCGGGCATTGCGGCCCAGCATCTGGGGCTGCGTGATGCAGCGCTGGCGTCTCTGTTCCCGCGCTTCTCGGGCGCGGCCCTGAACTTGCTGCGGGCCTGA
- a CDS encoding DUF1800 domain-containing protein, translating into MQRRSLLAALPLLSALPLRAMRLDERPALHALNRLAFGPRPGDLLRVRGWEPMLEEQLALPAIPVELQVRLDAHVAQQPSLRERLQAYRAAQQRDPGENNAERREIVQRALLDATQARLLRALESPRQLEERLVDFWFNHFNVFIGKGLCRVMVADYEAQAIRPHVWGRFRDLLGAVARHPAMLFYLDNFLSARPGFSGRNGVQGLNENYARELMELHTLGVDGGYAQRDVTELARVLTGWTFDLRRGDARFRFDVRRHDEGPKTWLGQTVPGHGEAQGEWVLDQLARHPKTAERIAFKLAQHFVADAPDADLVQATAQAFLKSDGDLRATVTALLRHPVACASELVGAQFKTPQRFVISMLRACSITPSDWSPTLAALRQLGQPLFGCVTPDGWKPTREAWLDPEALARRAELAARVAQRAGLGAEAGERLLDTLGPAISPATRAALRQEPARLQAALILGSPDFQNG; encoded by the coding sequence ATGCAAAGACGCTCCCTGCTTGCCGCCCTGCCCCTGCTGAGTGCCCTGCCGCTGCGGGCCATGCGCCTGGATGAACGGCCGGCGCTGCATGCCCTGAACCGACTGGCTTTTGGGCCACGTCCCGGCGATCTGTTGCGCGTGCGCGGCTGGGAACCGATGCTGGAGGAGCAGCTTGCCCTGCCGGCCATTCCGGTCGAATTGCAGGTCAGACTGGACGCCCATGTCGCGCAGCAACCCAGCCTGCGCGAGCGTCTGCAGGCCTATCGCGCAGCACAGCAACGCGACCCCGGCGAGAACAATGCCGAGCGGCGCGAGATCGTTCAGCGCGCCCTGTTGGATGCCACCCAGGCCCGGCTGCTGCGCGCGCTGGAAAGCCCGCGCCAGCTTGAAGAGCGACTGGTGGATTTCTGGTTCAACCATTTCAACGTCTTCATCGGCAAGGGCCTGTGCCGGGTGATGGTGGCGGATTACGAAGCGCAGGCCATCCGACCCCATGTGTGGGGGCGTTTTCGCGATTTGCTCGGGGCGGTGGCACGCCATCCGGCCATGCTGTTCTACCTGGACAACTTCCTGTCGGCGCGGCCCGGCTTCAGCGGCCGGAACGGGGTGCAGGGCTTGAACGAGAACTACGCCCGCGAGCTGATGGAGCTGCACACCCTGGGAGTGGACGGTGGTTATGCGCAGCGCGATGTGACCGAGCTGGCCCGTGTGCTCACCGGCTGGACCTTTGATCTGCGGCGCGGCGATGCGCGCTTCCGCTTCGATGTGCGGCGTCATGACGAGGGTCCCAAGACATGGCTGGGCCAGACCGTGCCGGGCCATGGCGAGGCCCAGGGCGAATGGGTGCTGGATCAGCTGGCCCGTCACCCCAAGACCGCCGAACGCATCGCCTTCAAGCTGGCGCAGCACTTCGTGGCCGATGCGCCCGATGCTGATTTGGTGCAGGCCACCGCCCAGGCCTTCTTGAAGAGCGATGGCGATCTGCGCGCCACCGTCACGGCCCTGTTGCGCCACCCAGTGGCTTGTGCGTCGGAGCTTGTGGGCGCGCAGTTCAAGACGCCGCAGCGCTTTGTGATCTCGATGTTGCGCGCCTGTTCCATCACCCCGAGCGACTGGTCACCCACCCTGGCCGCCCTGCGCCAGCTGGGTCAGCCGCTGTTTGGCTGCGTCACGCCCGATGGCTGGAAGCCCACCCGCGAGGCCTGGCTGGACCCCGAGGCCCTGGCACGGCGTGCCGAGTTGGCCGCCCGCGTGGCCCAGCGCGCGGGTCTGGGGGCCGAGGCGGGTGAGCGTTTGCTGGACACCCTGGGGCCGGCCATCAGCCCCGCCACGCGCGCCGCCTTGCGCCAGGAACCCGCCCGTCTGCAGGCCGCGCTCATCCTTGGCTCCCCCGACTTCCAGAATGGATGA
- a CDS encoding DUF1697 domain-containing protein: MSATHIVFLRAVNVGGTGKLPMAELKALALELGFQNPRTYIASGNLLFESDLSAEAAGARLEARLAAYAGKPVGVLMRSPAELEALLAANPFSEGLPNQVLVTLLSAPPVEALRAHGQQDEAWQLMGRELWVHYPSGVGRSMLRISGVEAGTARNLNTLRAVLAQCAAG, translated from the coding sequence GTGAGCGCGACCCACATCGTCTTTTTGCGGGCCGTCAATGTGGGCGGCACGGGCAAGCTGCCGATGGCCGAGCTCAAGGCTCTTGCCCTTGAGCTGGGCTTTCAGAACCCGCGCACCTACATCGCCAGCGGCAATCTGCTGTTTGAGTCCGACTTGAGTGCCGAGGCGGCCGGCGCGCGCCTTGAGGCGCGGCTGGCCGCCTATGCGGGCAAGCCGGTGGGGGTGCTGATGCGCAGCCCCGCCGAGCTAGAAGCCTTGCTGGCGGCCAATCCCTTTTCCGAAGGTCTGCCGAACCAGGTCCTGGTGACCCTGCTGTCCGCGCCGCCTGTCGAGGCATTGCGGGCGCACGGGCAGCAGGACGAGGCTTGGCAGCTGATGGGGCGCGAGCTTTGGGTGCACTACCCCAGCGGGGTCGGGCGATCCATGCTGCGCATTTCGGGCGTCGAGGCGGGTACGGCGCGCAATCTCAACACCTTGCGGGCTGTGCTGGCACAGTGTGCGGCGGGCTGA
- a CDS encoding M3 family oligoendopeptidase, translated as MKVLPLPRALVLSLSLVFAAQAHADSPPVAELPKVWDLKPIFASDADWDAARKALVAELPQLQALKGTLGKSPAALRAGLERLSRAAQTWEKVQVYAYLQQSTDNRNATYQERGNLVGSLGGQYSAAIAWLEPEIQKLGAPKVLAYVKAEPALKVHTERLRNILRRQAHTLSAETEAAIAALAPMRGATAQVRTLLVDADMRWPTLHIDGKDERVDDTRYGLLRQHPDRAVREQVFKNFFGALGQYENSFGATLANTVQDGTVMAGLRKHKSAVAASLDGEEIPEAVYRTLVAEVHAGLPTLHRYFKLRQKMLGLPDLAYHDIYPALVKQDKKYSLEESARLTLEATQPLGADYQKLLQQALAAGTMHAHPAEGKSGGAYQWGVYGKTPYVFLNHQDDFESASTFAHEWGHGIHTALVNQAQPFETAGYALFVAEIASTANELLLSQHMQRQAKTKEEKLYQLGYALERLRGTFFRQAMFGEFELKTHDAAAKGEALSGKRFTEMYCGLLKQYHGHDQGVMKIDPAYCSEWAFISHFYRPFYVYQYATSITAALHFAERVQADPSGAAAKVFLDTLRLGASVPPYVALKRAGLDMASPLPYRTLVAKMDSIMDEMEKLIATP; from the coding sequence ATGAAAGTCCTGCCCTTGCCGCGCGCGCTCGTTTTGTCCTTGTCTTTGGTCTTTGCGGCCCAGGCTCATGCGGACAGCCCCCCGGTCGCTGAACTGCCCAAGGTCTGGGACCTGAAACCCATCTTTGCCAGCGATGCCGACTGGGATGCCGCGCGCAAGGCCCTGGTGGCCGAGCTGCCGCAACTGCAGGCCCTGAAGGGCACCCTGGGCAAGAGCCCGGCCGCCCTGCGCGCCGGCCTGGAGCGCCTGAGCCGGGCCGCCCAGACCTGGGAGAAGGTGCAGGTTTACGCCTATCTGCAGCAAAGCACCGACAACCGCAATGCCACCTATCAGGAGCGCGGCAATTTGGTGGGCAGTCTGGGCGGCCAATACAGCGCGGCCATTGCCTGGCTGGAGCCCGAGATCCAAAAGCTGGGCGCCCCCAAGGTGCTGGCTTATGTAAAAGCCGAGCCGGCCCTGAAGGTCCACACGGAGCGCCTGCGCAACATCCTGCGCCGTCAGGCCCACACCCTGAGCGCCGAGACCGAGGCCGCCATTGCCGCCCTGGCCCCGATGCGCGGCGCCACCGCCCAGGTGCGCACCCTGCTGGTGGACGCGGACATGCGCTGGCCCACCCTGCACATCGACGGCAAGGACGAGCGCGTGGACGACACCCGCTATGGCCTGTTGCGCCAGCACCCCGACCGCGCGGTGCGCGAGCAGGTGTTCAAGAACTTCTTCGGCGCCCTGGGTCAGTACGAGAATAGCTTTGGGGCGACGCTCGCCAACACCGTGCAGGACGGCACCGTGATGGCGGGCCTGCGCAAGCACAAGAGCGCCGTGGCCGCCAGCCTGGATGGGGAGGAGATCCCCGAGGCCGTCTACCGCACCCTGGTGGCCGAGGTGCATGCCGGCCTGCCCACCCTGCACCGCTACTTCAAGCTGCGCCAGAAGATGCTGGGTCTGCCCGACCTGGCCTATCACGACATCTATCCGGCCTTGGTCAAGCAGGACAAGAAGTACAGCCTGGAAGAGTCCGCCCGCCTGACCCTGGAGGCCACTCAGCCCTTGGGCGCCGACTACCAGAAGCTGCTGCAGCAGGCCCTGGCCGCCGGCACCATGCACGCCCATCCGGCCGAGGGCAAGAGCGGTGGCGCCTACCAGTGGGGGGTGTACGGCAAGACCCCCTATGTGTTCCTGAACCATCAGGACGACTTCGAGTCCGCCAGCACCTTCGCGCACGAGTGGGGCCATGGCATTCACACCGCCCTGGTGAACCAGGCCCAGCCCTTCGAGACGGCGGGCTATGCCCTCTTCGTGGCCGAGATCGCCTCCACCGCCAATGAACTGCTGCTGAGCCAGCACATGCAGCGTCAGGCCAAGACCAAGGAAGAGAAGCTGTACCAGCTGGGCTACGCGCTGGAGCGCCTGCGCGGCACCTTCTTCCGCCAGGCCATGTTCGGCGAGTTCGAGCTCAAGACCCATGATGCCGCCGCCAAGGGCGAGGCCTTGAGTGGCAAGCGCTTCACCGAGATGTATTGCGGTCTGCTGAAGCAGTACCACGGGCACGACCAGGGCGTGATGAAGATCGATCCGGCCTATTGCAGCGAGTGGGCCTTCATCTCGCACTTCTACCGGCCCTTCTACGTCTACCAGTACGCCACCTCGATCACCGCCGCCCTGCACTTTGCCGAGCGCGTGCAGGCTGACCCCAGCGGGGCGGCGGCCAAGGTCTTCCTGGACACCCTGCGCCTGGGCGCCTCGGTGCCGCCCTATGTGGCCCTGAAGCGTGCGGGCCTGGACATGGCCAGCCCGCTGCCCTATCGCACCCTGGTGGCGAAGATGGACAGCATCATGGATGAGATGGAGAAGCTCATCGCCACCCCGTGA
- a CDS encoding substrate-binding periplasmic protein codes for MASLFRALPALLALVGLNPAEAQAPEPRALRVCLNDVPHIPWRMADEAGRIQREGLDFVFLDLLARRSGLQIQIALLPWKRCLADLKSGEQDAVLSMSYLPEREELGVYPMRLGVIDERLALRHNQYSWYVLQGHNLRWDGRKLSGLSPEALVGVQSGYSIGTVVREQGLKVDEGARTAESNLEKLVRGRVQLAALQVNEADRVLRKRPDLGARIQKLQPLLQERAYFTVFSQSFWGRYPRTVLDLWRDIATLRDSKAYREAENRAQEQIERETR; via the coding sequence ATGGCCAGTCTGTTTCGCGCTTTGCCCGCGCTGCTTGCCTTGGTTGGCCTGAACCCGGCGGAGGCCCAGGCACCCGAGCCGCGTGCCTTGCGGGTCTGCCTCAACGATGTGCCCCACATTCCCTGGCGCATGGCGGATGAAGCCGGTCGCATCCAACGAGAGGGGCTGGACTTCGTATTTCTGGACCTGCTGGCCCGCCGCAGCGGACTGCAAATCCAGATCGCCCTGTTGCCCTGGAAGCGTTGCCTGGCGGATCTGAAGAGCGGCGAACAAGATGCGGTGCTGAGCATGAGCTACCTGCCCGAGCGCGAGGAGCTGGGGGTCTATCCGATGCGGCTGGGGGTGATCGACGAACGCCTGGCGCTGCGCCACAACCAGTACAGCTGGTATGTGCTGCAAGGCCACAACCTGCGCTGGGACGGCCGCAAGCTCAGCGGACTGAGCCCGGAGGCTTTGGTTGGCGTGCAGTCCGGCTACTCCATCGGCACCGTGGTGCGCGAGCAGGGGCTGAAGGTGGATGAAGGGGCCCGAACGGCCGAATCCAACCTGGAGAAGCTGGTGCGCGGGCGGGTGCAACTGGCGGCACTGCAGGTCAACGAGGCCGACCGGGTCCTGCGCAAGCGCCCGGATCTGGGCGCCCGCATCCAAAAACTCCAGCCCCTGCTGCAGGAGCGCGCCTATTTCACGGTGTTCTCACAGTCCTTCTGGGGCCGCTACCCACGCACCGTGCTCGATCTTTGGCGTGACATCGCCACCCTGCGCGACAGCAAAGCCTATCGAGAGGCCGAAAACCGCGCGCAGGAGCAGATCGAGCGCGAAACGCGTTAG
- a CDS encoding zinc-binding alcohol dehydrogenase family protein — MKAIAYQHSLPATNPLALQDIELPAPEAKGHDLLVEVRAIAMNPVDTKIRRGVQPESGAWKVLGWDAAGVVRAVGEQVTGFKPGDRVWYAGALDRPGSNAELQLVDARLAGAMPASLDFAAAAALPLTTITAWELLFDRLRIPHGGGQGQSLLVVGGAGGVGSILIQLARQLTQLTVIATASRPETQAWVRELGAHHVLDHREPLAEALQRQGLSAPQHVASLTNTDQHYAQLVELLAPQGQLALIDDFDPAAVNVLALKRKSLSLHWELMFTRSLYQTADMARQGELLSQAAALVDAGTLRSTQGEHFGRITAENLRRAHQAQESGSVRGKIVLEGF, encoded by the coding sequence ATGAAAGCCATTGCCTACCAACACAGCCTGCCCGCCACCAACCCGCTGGCCCTGCAGGACATCGAACTGCCCGCGCCCGAAGCCAAGGGCCACGACCTCTTGGTCGAGGTGCGGGCCATCGCCATGAACCCGGTGGACACCAAGATCCGCCGCGGTGTGCAGCCCGAGTCAGGCGCCTGGAAGGTGCTGGGTTGGGACGCGGCCGGCGTGGTGCGCGCCGTGGGCGAGCAGGTCACCGGCTTCAAACCCGGCGACCGCGTTTGGTATGCCGGCGCGCTGGACCGCCCGGGCAGCAACGCCGAGCTGCAGCTGGTGGACGCACGCTTGGCGGGCGCCATGCCGGCCAGCCTGGACTTCGCCGCGGCGGCGGCCTTGCCCCTGACCACCATCACCGCCTGGGAGTTGCTGTTTGATCGCCTGCGTATCCCGCACGGCGGCGGCCAGGGTCAGAGCCTGCTGGTGGTGGGTGGCGCCGGCGGTGTGGGCTCCATCCTCATTCAACTGGCGCGCCAGCTGACGCAGCTGACGGTGATCGCCACCGCCTCGCGGCCCGAGACCCAAGCCTGGGTGCGCGAACTGGGCGCCCACCATGTGCTGGACCACCGCGAGCCCTTGGCCGAGGCGTTGCAGCGCCAGGGATTGAGCGCGCCGCAGCATGTGGCCAGCCTGACGAATACCGATCAGCACTATGCGCAGCTGGTCGAATTGCTGGCGCCGCAGGGCCAGTTGGCGCTGATCGATGACTTTGACCCGGCCGCCGTGAACGTGCTGGCGCTCAAGCGCAAGAGCCTGTCACTGCACTGGGAGCTGATGTTCACCCGCTCGCTCTACCAAACGGCCGACATGGCGCGCCAGGGCGAGTTGCTGAGCCAGGCCGCCGCTCTGGTGGATGCCGGCACCCTGCGCAGCACCCAGGGCGAGCACTTCGGGCGCATCACGGCCGAGAACCTGCGCCGCGCGCACCAAGCGCAGGAAAGCGGCTCGGTGCGCGGCAAGATCGTGCTGGAGGGCTTCTAA
- a CDS encoding LysR family transcriptional regulator: MKALQDLQLFVRAARAASFSEAARALDLSPAAVSAAIKRLEAELGTPLFLRSTRQLRLTQAGEQFLQACEPGLELIHHGREALAQGQIQGRLHIALPSDLGRNQALDWLLGFRQLHPGVELRIQVADRLAGLLREQLDLALRYGAPPESGLVALPLAPDNRRVLCAAPAYLARRGRPQHPDELRDHDCLCFAIQDQLHRLWRFERDGQTLQVEVGGPLAVDDGDAVRRLALAGAGIAYKSALDVAPDLQAGRLERLCPDWLGEPAPLTLLTPERRSLRPAVRALIEHLQRHIATA, encoded by the coding sequence ATGAAAGCCCTGCAGGACCTGCAACTCTTCGTCCGCGCCGCGCGCGCGGCCAGCTTTTCCGAGGCCGCACGGGCGCTGGACCTGAGCCCGGCGGCCGTCAGCGCCGCCATCAAGCGCCTGGAGGCCGAGCTGGGCACGCCGCTCTTCCTGCGCTCGACCCGCCAACTGCGCCTGACCCAGGCCGGCGAGCAGTTTCTGCAGGCCTGCGAGCCCGGCCTGGAGCTCATTCACCATGGCCGCGAGGCCCTGGCCCAGGGGCAAATCCAGGGCCGGCTGCACATCGCCTTGCCGTCTGACCTGGGCCGCAACCAGGCGCTGGACTGGCTGCTGGGGTTTCGCCAGCTCCACCCCGGTGTGGAACTGCGCATCCAGGTGGCCGACCGCCTGGCCGGCCTGCTGCGCGAACAGCTGGACCTGGCCCTGCGCTACGGTGCCCCGCCCGAATCCGGTCTGGTGGCCCTGCCCCTGGCGCCGGACAACCGCCGCGTGCTGTGCGCCGCGCCCGCCTACCTGGCGCGGCGCGGCCGGCCGCAACACCCCGACGAACTGCGCGACCACGACTGCCTGTGCTTTGCCATCCAGGACCAGTTGCACCGGCTATGGCGCTTCGAACGCGACGGCCAGACGCTGCAAGTGGAGGTCGGCGGGCCGCTGGCCGTGGACGACGGCGATGCCGTGCGCCGCCTGGCGCTGGCCGGCGCGGGCATTGCCTACAAGTCAGCGCTCGATGTGGCGCCCGATCTGCAGGCCGGCCGCCTGGAGCGACTCTGCCCGGACTGGCTGGGCGAACCCGCACCCCTCACACTGCTGACCCCCGAGCGACGCAGCCTGCGGCCGGCGGTTCGGGCCTTGATCGAGCACCTGCAACGTCACATCGCCACAGCTTGA
- a CDS encoding substrate-binding periplasmic protein → MHRAKTSLLPLASWPWAWLVMGLGLLGAPAAQASHLLRICFNETPHPPWREVDAQGRALPRGLDYVFIELLQKRIPETIRLQPLPWRRCLEAIERGEVDAVFGISYLPERAQRWVYPPPAGSPDPHYAVRRFRFSWYVAQPSPWVWDGQRLQGGNAPARVVAQPGFSIAQVARELGYPVRESARTVEGNLHLVLKGEADAAALQTNEADRVLGLEPQLQQGIRKLEPALQQRDYFVVFSQRFHQTRPQRALALWQQMRAVRESEPYRQAEARALP, encoded by the coding sequence GTGCACCGCGCCAAGACCTCACTCCTCCCGCTCGCCTCTTGGCCCTGGGCCTGGCTGGTGATGGGCCTGGGCTTGCTGGGAGCACCGGCGGCGCAGGCCTCCCATCTCTTGCGCATCTGCTTCAACGAGACCCCGCATCCGCCCTGGCGCGAGGTGGACGCCCAGGGCCGCGCGCTGCCGCGCGGGCTGGACTATGTGTTCATCGAGCTGCTGCAAAAGCGCATCCCGGAAACCATCCGCCTGCAGCCTCTGCCCTGGCGGCGCTGCCTGGAGGCCATCGAGCGCGGCGAGGTCGACGCGGTGTTCGGCATCAGCTACTTGCCCGAGCGCGCGCAGCGCTGGGTCTATCCACCCCCCGCCGGCTCCCCCGACCCGCATTACGCCGTGCGGCGCTTTCGCTTCAGCTGGTATGTGGCCCAGCCCAGCCCCTGGGTGTGGGACGGCCAGCGCCTGCAAGGCGGCAACGCGCCGGCCCGTGTGGTCGCCCAGCCCGGCTTCTCCATTGCCCAGGTGGCGCGCGAGCTGGGCTACCCAGTGCGCGAGTCGGCCCGCACGGTCGAAGGCAATCTGCACCTGGTGCTCAAGGGCGAGGCCGATGCCGCGGCGCTGCAGACCAACGAGGCCGACCGGGTGCTTGGCCTGGAGCCGCAGCTGCAGCAGGGCATTCGCAAGCTCGAGCCGGCGCTGCAACAGCGCGACTACTTCGTGGTGTTCTCGCAGCGCTTCCACCAGACCCGGCCGCAACGCGCGCTGGCGCTTTGGCAACAAATGCGCGCGGTGCGCGAGTCCGAGCCCTACCGCCAGGCCGAGGCCCGGGCCCTGCCTTGA
- a CDS encoding alkaline phosphatase PhoX produces MSEIRPSSTTPPSRSDRRTLLRRSLLSAGLFSLGTPAAWAAQLPAVPPQPRDGEGLRRIAVQGGLGELLPPDALGLRLPAGFSARLIARSGQTVGSTGYRWHSTPDGGACVALADGGWIYVSNCELGSGQGGASAIDFDAQGNIRRAYSICSGTSRNCAGGMTPWGTYLSCEEVDRGRVIECDPKGQLAPVARNAMGWFDHEAVAFDPSSGHAYMTEDKSDGRLYRFRPTRAGDLSAGTLEVARRVGRAAPYTLEWLTVPTPNPSSSGTRTRKQVSKSSSFNGGEGIWCHQGTVYFTTKGDNRVWALELATQRLHILYDDSTHSNPVLTGVDNVVVSQRGDVYVAEDGGDMQICMISPNGEVAPVVKLEGQDASEMTGIAFSPDGTRLYFSSQRGSAGSGSDGRTYEVRGPFLSS; encoded by the coding sequence ATGAGCGAGATCCGCCCTTCTTCCACCACCCCGCCCTCGCGCAGCGACCGTCGCACGCTCTTGCGTCGCAGCCTGCTCAGCGCCGGCCTGTTCTCTTTGGGAACCCCCGCCGCCTGGGCTGCCCAGTTGCCCGCCGTGCCACCTCAACCGCGCGATGGAGAAGGCCTGCGCCGCATTGCCGTGCAAGGCGGCCTGGGTGAGTTGCTGCCCCCTGATGCCCTGGGCCTGCGCCTACCGGCGGGCTTCAGCGCGCGCCTGATTGCGCGCAGCGGCCAGACCGTGGGCAGCACCGGCTATCGCTGGCACAGCACCCCGGACGGCGGTGCCTGCGTGGCCCTGGCCGATGGCGGCTGGATCTATGTGTCCAACTGCGAGCTGGGCAGCGGCCAGGGTGGCGCCTCGGCCATCGACTTCGACGCCCAGGGCAATATCCGCCGCGCCTACAGCATCTGCAGCGGTACCAGCCGCAATTGCGCCGGCGGCATGACGCCCTGGGGCACTTATCTGAGCTGCGAGGAAGTGGACCGCGGCCGCGTCATCGAATGCGACCCCAAGGGCCAGCTGGCCCCGGTGGCACGCAATGCCATGGGCTGGTTCGACCACGAGGCCGTGGCCTTCGACCCCAGCAGCGGCCATGCCTACATGACGGAGGACAAATCCGACGGCCGGCTCTACCGTTTCCGCCCCACGCGCGCCGGCGACCTGAGCGCCGGCACCTTGGAAGTGGCCCGGCGCGTCGGCCGCGCGGCGCCCTACACGCTGGAATGGCTGACCGTGCCCACCCCCAACCCCAGCAGCAGTGGCACGCGCACGCGCAAGCAGGTCAGCAAGAGTTCCAGCTTCAATGGCGGCGAGGGCATCTGGTGCCACCAAGGCACCGTCTACTTCACCACCAAGGGCGACAACCGGGTGTGGGCCCTGGAGCTGGCCACCCAGCGCCTGCACATCCTGTACGACGACAGCACGCACAGCAATCCGGTGCTGACCGGCGTGGACAACGTGGTGGTCTCGCAGCGCGGCGACGTCTATGTGGCCGAGGACGGCGGCGACATGCAGATCTGCATGATCAGCCCGAATGGCGAGGTGGCGCCCGTGGTCAAGCTGGAGGGCCAGGATGCCTCCGAGATGACCGGCATCGCCTTCAGCCCGGACGGCACGCGGCTCTACTTCAGCTCACAGCGCGGCAGCGCCGGCAGCGGCAGCGATGGCCGCACCTATGAGGTGCGCGGGCCCTTTCTGAGCAGCTGA